In the genome of Pseudomonas sp. HS6, one region contains:
- a CDS encoding DUF4823 domain-containing protein translates to MRSLVLLLAVLALGGCMTVSDMAEGTRYQMSDAGLLDHSDSRRVNNFRIQPDSFIYIAQGSFAPPGGSYPRPNVVAEEAFKGFVEYFPMVRRARAPEGLDQAMGEARDAGAHYLLYTRFAKADDRIGNSDEWLDQEAVDRLGIDGGVIQIMLIETSTQYLIDTARIKSRGGLLTFHDNKPEDLIGPPLAQYARSLLGVGDQ, encoded by the coding sequence ATGCGTAGCCTGGTTTTGCTGCTGGCCGTTTTGGCGCTGGGCGGCTGTATGACTGTCAGTGACATGGCCGAAGGGACTCGCTACCAGATGAGCGACGCAGGTCTGCTGGATCACAGCGACAGCCGCCGCGTAAACAATTTCCGCATTCAGCCGGATTCGTTCATCTACATCGCGCAGGGTTCGTTCGCGCCGCCGGGTGGTTCCTACCCGCGGCCCAACGTAGTGGCCGAAGAGGCCTTCAAAGGCTTCGTCGAATACTTCCCGATGGTTCGCCGCGCCCGCGCGCCGGAAGGTCTTGACCAAGCGATGGGCGAAGCCCGTGATGCCGGTGCTCACTACCTGTTGTATACCCGTTTCGCCAAGGCCGACGACCGCATCGGCAACTCCGATGAATGGCTGGATCAGGAAGCCGTGGATCGCCTCGGTATCGACGGTGGCGTGATTCAGATCATGTTGATCGAGACCAGCACCCAGTATTTGATTGATACTGCACGGATCAAGAGTCGTGGCGGTTTACTGACGTTCCACGACAACAAGCCCGAAGACCTGATCGGCCCACCGCTTGCGCAGTACGCGCGCAGCCTGTTGGGCGTCGGGGACCAGTAA
- a CDS encoding TatD family hydrolase: protein MLVDSHCHLDRLDLAVHDGSLDAALDVARQRGVGHFLCIGVSADNAADVKALAERYDDVDCSVGVHPLDVQPGAAPALDWLLHELNHPKVVAIGETGLDYHYEPEAAELQQESFRLHLQAAQQTGKPVIIHTRGARADTLELLREAALPQAGVLHCFTEDWDMAKAALDMGYYISLSGIVTFRNADALRDVASKVPADRLLVETDSPYLAPIPYRGKPNLPQYVREVAEFLAMLRGENYERFAEQTTENFKRLFPLAHVKA, encoded by the coding sequence ATGCTCGTAGATTCTCATTGTCACCTTGATCGCCTCGACCTTGCCGTTCACGACGGCTCCCTGGATGCCGCGCTGGATGTAGCCCGTCAGCGCGGAGTCGGGCATTTCCTGTGTATCGGCGTCAGCGCCGACAACGCTGCCGACGTCAAAGCCTTGGCCGAGCGTTACGACGACGTCGATTGTTCGGTCGGCGTGCATCCGCTGGATGTGCAGCCCGGCGCGGCGCCTGCTCTGGACTGGCTGCTGCACGAGCTCAATCACCCGAAAGTGGTGGCGATCGGCGAAACCGGTCTGGACTACCACTACGAGCCGGAAGCCGCCGAATTGCAGCAGGAGTCTTTCCGTCTGCATTTGCAAGCCGCGCAGCAGACCGGCAAACCGGTGATCATCCACACCCGTGGCGCCCGCGCCGACACCCTTGAACTGTTGCGCGAAGCTGCGTTGCCCCAGGCCGGTGTGCTGCATTGCTTCACCGAAGACTGGGACATGGCCAAGGCGGCGCTGGACATGGGTTATTACATTTCCCTGTCGGGCATCGTCACCTTCCGCAACGCCGATGCCTTGCGTGATGTGGCAAGCAAAGTCCCGGCAGATCGCCTGCTCGTGGAAACCGACTCGCCGTACCTGGCGCCGATCCCGTATCGCGGCAAACCGAACCTGCCGCAATACGTGCGGGAAGTGGCAGAGTTTCTGGCGATGCTGCGGGGCGAGAATTACGAGCGCTTTGCCGAGCAGACCACGGAGAACTTCAAGCGACTGTTTCCGCTGGCGCACGTAAAAGCCTGA
- a CDS encoding TetR/AcrR family transcriptional regulator: MHKEPRKVREFRRREQEILDTALKLFLEQGEDSVTVEMIADAVGIGKGTIYKHFKSKAEIYLRLMLDYERDLNELLHSADVDKDKEALSRAYFEFRMRDPQRYRLFDRLEEKVVKGNQVPEMVEELHKIRASNFERLTLLIKGRISEGKLEDVPPYFHYCASWALVHGAVALYHSPFWSNVLEDQEGFFQFLMDIGVRMGNKRKRDPETPSS, from the coding sequence ATGCACAAAGAACCTCGTAAGGTCCGTGAGTTTCGTCGCCGCGAGCAAGAAATTCTCGATACCGCGCTCAAGCTGTTCCTCGAACAAGGTGAAGACAGTGTCACCGTCGAGATGATTGCTGATGCCGTGGGTATCGGCAAAGGCACGATCTACAAGCACTTCAAGTCCAAGGCGGAAATCTATCTGCGCCTGATGCTCGATTACGAGCGCGACTTGAACGAGCTGTTGCATTCGGCCGATGTCGACAAGGACAAGGAAGCGCTGTCCCGTGCCTACTTTGAATTCCGCATGCGCGACCCGCAGCGCTATCGCCTGTTCGATCGCCTGGAAGAGAAGGTGGTCAAGGGCAATCAGGTCCCTGAGATGGTCGAGGAGCTGCACAAGATCCGTGCCTCGAACTTCGAACGCCTGACGCTGCTCATCAAGGGCCGCATCAGCGAAGGCAAGCTCGAAGACGTGCCGCCGTACTTCCATTACTGCGCATCCTGGGCGCTGGTGCACGGCGCGGTGGCGCTGTATCACTCGCCGTTCTGGAGCAATGTGCTGGAAGATCAGGAAGGTTTCTTCCAGTTCCTGATGGACATCGGCGTGCGCATGGGCAACAAGCGCAAGCGCGACCCTGAAACCCCAAGCAGCTGA
- a CDS encoding DUF1285 domain-containing protein — MSGPQKANDLLGQIPKTKGLPPVHLWNPDFCGDIDMRIARDGTWYYLGTPIGRKPMVKLFSTIIRRDGDDYFLITPVEKVGIKVDDAPFVAIAVEVEGEGEAQVLRFTTNVDETTEAGPEHPIRVEIDPMTQEPAPYVHVRTNLEALIHRNVFYQLVELAVSREIDGQRWLGVWSSGEFFRIGLEP; from the coding sequence ATGAGTGGCCCGCAAAAAGCCAATGACCTGCTGGGGCAAATCCCCAAAACCAAAGGCTTGCCGCCGGTGCACTTGTGGAACCCGGATTTCTGTGGCGACATCGACATGCGCATCGCCCGGGACGGCACCTGGTATTACCTGGGCACGCCGATCGGGCGCAAGCCGATGGTCAAACTGTTCTCCACCATCATCCGCCGCGATGGCGATGACTATTTCCTGATCACTCCGGTTGAGAAGGTCGGGATCAAGGTCGATGACGCGCCATTCGTGGCGATTGCCGTCGAAGTGGAGGGCGAGGGTGAGGCGCAAGTGCTGCGCTTTACCACCAATGTCGATGAAACCACCGAGGCCGGCCCGGAGCATCCGATTCGCGTCGAGATCGATCCGATGACGCAAGAACCTGCGCCTTACGTGCATGTCCGCACCAACCTCGAAGCGCTGATCCATCGCAACGTGTTCTACCAATTGGTGGAGCTGGCGGTCAGCCGTGAAATCGATGGTCAGCGCTGGCTCGGCGTCTGGAGTAGCGGCGAGTTCTTCCGCATCGGCCTCGAGCCCTGA
- a CDS encoding FadR/GntR family transcriptional regulator, protein MSSSFHASTVDWLGAWIAAGQVKPGQAIKVEADLGEQLGVSRTVIREAIKTLVAKGMLEVGPKVGTRVLPIKRWNLFDPQVVGWLSRSGLPENFVDDLLDLRRTIEPMAVRWACERATVEQVKAVQQAYNALERAVDSGIDYNRADQFFHECILAASHNQFIEQMVPALGALLAVSFEVSAADPDELRRTLPIHKDMADAIAARDAARGVWACMTLIDNADLAIKRFYPQVMADKKAS, encoded by the coding sequence ATGTCGAGCAGTTTCCACGCATCAACGGTTGACTGGCTGGGCGCCTGGATTGCCGCCGGCCAGGTGAAACCGGGGCAGGCGATCAAGGTTGAGGCCGATCTGGGCGAGCAACTCGGGGTCAGCCGCACCGTGATTCGCGAAGCCATCAAGACTCTCGTCGCCAAAGGCATGCTCGAAGTCGGGCCCAAAGTCGGCACTCGGGTGTTGCCGATCAAGCGCTGGAACCTGTTCGACCCGCAAGTCGTGGGCTGGCTATCGCGCAGCGGCCTGCCGGAAAACTTCGTCGACGACCTGCTCGACCTGCGCCGCACTATTGAACCGATGGCGGTGCGCTGGGCCTGCGAGCGGGCGACCGTCGAACAGGTGAAAGCCGTGCAGCAGGCCTATAACGCACTCGAGCGGGCAGTGGACAGCGGCATCGATTACAACCGCGCCGACCAGTTCTTCCACGAATGCATTCTGGCCGCCAGCCATAATCAATTCATCGAGCAAATGGTGCCGGCCCTCGGCGCGCTGCTCGCCGTGTCCTTCGAAGTGTCCGCGGCAGACCCCGACGAATTGCGCCGCACACTGCCCATCCACAAAGACATGGCCGACGCGATCGCCGCCCGGGATGCCGCGCGCGGGGTGTGGGCCTGCATGACCCTGATCGACAACGCCGACCTGGCCATCAAGCGGTTCTACCCGCAGGTGATGGCCGACAAAAAAGCCAGCTGA
- a CDS encoding GTP 3',8-cyclase MoaA, whose translation MIVDRQGRRFRNLRISLTSACNYACTYCVPNGKRLVAAQDELSAEAMARGVAYLIEAAGIERLRITGGEPLVSPKLESFMTAVGKMGLEDISLTTNGQLLAKKLPLLVDAGLRRINVSLDTLDAGAFRSIARGGDLATVLDGMDQAAAAGMKIKVNMVPLRGQNLDQVMPLLDYCLERGFELRFIELMRMGHLANDSNAFLQQFVSLQQLLSLIGEHYEYAQTDAPVDATAVRYAIPGLGNFGVIANESVPFCRTCSRLRLSSTGWLHGCLSSSNRHYVGDLLDKPRHEALPALQRLLVKALGDKQEVAFSGGATVMKIIGG comes from the coding sequence ATGATCGTTGACCGTCAAGGCAGGCGTTTTCGCAATTTGCGGATCAGTCTGACCTCAGCCTGCAATTACGCCTGTACCTACTGCGTGCCTAACGGCAAGCGGCTGGTGGCTGCGCAGGATGAACTGTCGGCCGAGGCCATGGCACGCGGCGTTGCCTATCTGATCGAAGCCGCCGGCATCGAGCGCCTGCGTATCACCGGCGGCGAGCCGCTGGTCAGTCCCAAACTCGAATCTTTCATGACCGCCGTCGGCAAGATGGGCCTGGAAGACATCAGCCTGACCACCAACGGTCAACTGCTGGCGAAGAAACTCCCGTTGCTGGTCGATGCGGGCCTGCGACGCATCAACGTTTCCCTCGATACCCTGGACGCCGGCGCGTTCCGCAGCATTGCCCGTGGCGGCGACCTGGCCACCGTGCTCGACGGCATGGATCAGGCGGCAGCGGCGGGGATGAAGATCAAGGTCAACATGGTGCCGTTGCGCGGGCAGAACCTCGATCAGGTGATGCCGCTGCTCGATTACTGCCTTGAACGCGGCTTTGAACTGCGTTTTATCGAGCTGATGCGCATGGGCCATCTGGCCAATGACTCCAACGCCTTCCTGCAACAGTTCGTCAGCCTGCAACAGCTGCTGAGCCTGATCGGTGAACATTACGAGTACGCGCAAACCGACGCGCCCGTGGATGCCACCGCTGTTCGCTATGCCATTCCAGGATTGGGCAACTTCGGCGTGATCGCCAACGAAAGCGTACCGTTCTGCCGAACTTGCTCGCGACTGCGCCTCTCATCCACCGGATGGCTGCATGGTTGCCTGTCATCGAGCAACCGCCACTACGTCGGTGACCTGCTCGACAAACCTCGCCACGAGGCGCTGCCAGCGTTGCAACGTTTGCTGGTCAAAGCCTTGGGCGACAAGCAGGAAGTCGCGTTCTCCGGCGGCGCCACCGTCATGAAGATCATCGGCGGCTGA
- a CDS encoding SMP-30/gluconolactonase/LRE family protein — protein sequence MTWTAVTEHRAQLGEGPFWDAPTQALYWVDIAGKQALRLIGQNVQIWQMPEHVSAFIPCASGDALVTLSSGVYRLDLDSPGLEPRLTLFCVADPQPGNRANEARCDGQGRLWLGTMQNNIGEQGEDLPITRRSGGLFRVDPDKRVTPLLRGLGIPNTLLWSDDGTTLLFGDSLDGTLYRYFIHTDGNLDRAQPWYGADQNGGPDGSAMDTEGYVWNARWDGSCLLRLTPDGKIDRKIDLPISRPTSCVFGGADLKTLYITSAKSPLNHPLDGAVLSLEVDVAGKLCTRFAS from the coding sequence ATGACGTGGACTGCGGTGACAGAGCATCGGGCGCAACTGGGCGAAGGCCCGTTCTGGGATGCACCGACCCAAGCGCTGTACTGGGTCGACATTGCCGGCAAGCAGGCGCTGCGGCTGATCGGACAGAACGTGCAGATCTGGCAGATGCCGGAGCACGTCTCGGCGTTCATTCCCTGCGCCAGCGGCGACGCGCTGGTGACCCTGAGCAGCGGCGTCTACCGGCTCGATCTCGATTCCCCCGGACTTGAGCCGCGACTGACGCTGTTCTGCGTCGCCGATCCGCAACCGGGCAACCGCGCCAACGAAGCGCGTTGCGATGGCCAGGGCCGCTTGTGGCTCGGCACCATGCAAAACAACATCGGGGAGCAGGGCGAGGATCTGCCGATCACCCGTCGTTCCGGCGGATTGTTCCGGGTTGATCCGGATAAACGAGTCACGCCATTGCTACGGGGCCTGGGGATTCCCAACACGCTGCTCTGGAGCGACGACGGCACCACGCTGCTGTTCGGCGACAGTCTCGACGGCACGTTGTATCGCTATTTCATTCACACCGACGGCAACCTCGACAGAGCCCAGCCTTGGTACGGCGCGGATCAGAACGGTGGCCCGGACGGTTCGGCGATGGACACCGAAGGCTACGTGTGGAACGCCCGCTGGGACGGCAGTTGCCTGCTGCGCCTGACGCCGGATGGCAAAATCGACCGCAAGATCGACCTGCCGATCAGCCGCCCGACCAGTTGCGTATTCGGCGGCGCAGACCTGAAAACCCTGTACATCACCAGCGCCAAAAGTCCGCTGAACCACCCACTGGACGGCGCAGTGCTGTCGCTGGAGGTCGATGTCGCAGGAAAACTCTGTACGCGATTTGCGAGTTAA